The Macadamia integrifolia cultivar HAES 741 chromosome 4, SCU_Mint_v3, whole genome shotgun sequence genome contains the following window.
TAACAGACCCTGATAAGCCCCTCTTTCGAACACATGCGGCAATGGCCGACAAGCACGGACCAGCCCTCACCATCCGATTTGGTGTTCATCGGACACTTATCATCAGCAGCTGGGAATTGGCCAAGGAGTGCTTCACCATAAATGACAGAGCTCTTGCAAGCCGTCCAAGAAGTGCCTCAAGCGATCACTTGAGCTATGAATATGGGTTTGGCACCGTATGGACCTTACTGGGGTGCAGTACGCAAGTGGGTGGTTCTTGAGCTACTCTCCACTCGTCGGCTCGAGTTACTCCAGCGAGTTCGATACACAGAGATCGGAAATTGTatttgttagagcaaacactaagaaatacgaaaataaaccaAGATAGATCACATAatacacagagatttaacgaggttcacatacCAATGTGGTGTGTTACGTCCTCAGCCAAAGAAGAAGGGATGTTTCATTatgcagaagaaagattacacccaaacagcggtgagaaaactcctcttgaaaccctagctcgaaaaaccccccaaattacaatgacttgctcaacaagatgatagtacattatatactctaagTTGTGGGTTGACCCATCGGGCCACAGTCAATCCAGTCGAACCATACCACAAGAGCtatgcccccgcacccccatacgagattaATGCTGGGCTCGGGGCTTGGGCCTATCAACCCAACCCCTCTGGGATCTATATCGGATGAAAAACAATAGGATTCAGATTAAGGTCGAAATGAATCAATTGTTTCGAGATCTAAGCATGAATATTGTTCTTAAGATGGTTGTGGGTAAACGATATTTCAGTTTTGTCGATGGTGAGAACAATGAAGAGATCCAGAGGATCCAAAGTCTCATAGTTGATTTCTTTAAATACGTAGGTGTCTCAGTTGCATTAGATGTGCTTCCCAGCTTCTTATCATGGTTTGATTGGGATGGGCAACAAAGGACAATGAAGAAAATTGCTAAAGAGATGGACGTGCTTGCTGAGAGCTGGCTCCAAGAACATCGGCAAAAGAGAGTATCTGAGAAGACTACTGATGGTGATCAGCAGCAAGACTTCATGGATGTGATGCTTTCATTTCTCGAAGAAGATGCTCAATTTCACGGCCATGATCATGATTCAGTAGTAGGCTACCGCATTGGtacgttttttttctttcttagaaTGTAAGTCTCAGCTGCAGGGAGTTGTCAATCAGTCTGGCCTAATCGGGCTTGCTCACTTTAGGATCTTGCACCATGACCGGGTTATGAAGAGACTCTAATCGGGTTTAAACGTGTCAGAACGTGTAAAAGGGCTCTAATTGGACTTTAAACATGTCGAGCTAGTAATCATTGGTCCACTCTTGCACTTTGGAGTCATTGATTATAAATTTGTTGGGCTCGATTGGGCCTGTCGGGTCCGAAATTGATACCCCTAGTGGCAGATCGAGTTCAAACTTTTGGGATGAAAATTTTACAGGGCATTAGAGTGGGTTTTCACTTATCCACGTGTACTCAGTATGTACTACCACACATGTAGGTGAGTGTTGGGAGTAGTCCCCAAATCGACTATTAATTAACCTACATCTCCCTGATAGACTTGGTTTCTCTTCAAATATCGATGAAAACTTTAGTCATGCAACCTGGTTAGTAGCAAAATTTCATCCGTAATTTATAGTAAATTGAAAACTATATATTTTACAGAATATGATCTTAGCTGCCACGGATACCACTGGGGCATCCCTTTCATGGGTTCTTTCTTTGTTACTAAACCACAAGGAAGTCTTAACAAAGGCCCAAGAAGAATTGGTTTTCTACATTGGGAAGGATAGGAATATTGAAGAAAAAGACACTAATAAGCTTGTGTATCTCCAAGCAATAATCAAGGAAACGCTTCGTCTATGCCCTGCTATACCACTCTTACTTCCCCATGAAGCCATGGAAGactgtacatttttttttctttctaaaaggattatttcattaaaatagaaagaaaagaaaagatagaaCAACAACCAAAAGAACCAACACCCAAACACATGCCAAACCTATCCcccacctacggcattgccatcagcaggggaaagGAAAGGCACTACTCAAAAACGATAACGAGGTCTTCCTTCAGCATCTCTAGCTAGCATATCTTGAATGTGCGACGGTAAGGTCATATTATCAGCAGATACTCCCGAATTTACAGCATCCCTGGCCAAGTAATCCGCAATAGAGTTCCCTTCTCTATAACTGTGAGAGATTATCGTTGACCATCTCTGAAGGGCGAACCAAGGAATTTTCCTTTGATGAAGTGAAGTAACCACTGCACTGGAATCTGATTCCACCCACAGCTGATTGAAATTCATTTCCTTAGCACGCATGAGCCCCTCCATTAACCCTTCAACTTCAGCTTCAAATACACCTGTTACCCCCAAGAACACTTTATAAGTGGCTAGAACTCTGCCAAAGCTATCCCAAAAAATTCCTCCCGCACCAGCATGACCAAGATTACCCAACAAACTTCCATCAAAGTTAAGCTTAATCCAATTTATTGGAGGTTTGCACCAAAAACACTTCCAAAATGTCTCTGTGAGTAGCAGCCTGGATGGGGAGCCCTAGGTGGTTACAATGCAACACATCAGCAGCCGAGTTTACTTCACCCATAGTGCGAGGCTTATTCCTCCTGATATCATCCACCACCATGAAAAACACATACCTGGGCAGCCGGCCTTTGCCCTCAAATTTCctgttatttctttctttccaaagatggtCTTTCAAGTGGTTTCAAAGCCTCAAAAGGAACACGTGTGCTAGTGAATGTTTGGAAGATACATCAAGACCCATGGGTTTGGACAAACCCTTTGGAACTCCAACCCGAGAGATTTCTTACAAGGCATGCTGATATGGATGTGCGAGGAAAAAACATTCAGTTAATTCCTTTCGGGTCGGGTAGAAGATCGTGCCCCGGGATGATGTTGGCCCTACAAACCATGAACATGATGGTTGCTCATTTGCTTCATGGGTTCAATCTGTAATCATCCTTTGATAAGCCTGTGGATATGGCTGAGGGCACTAGTATAACCATGCCCAAGGAATCCCATTGGAAGTCCTCCTTAGCCCTCGACTTCCTCACTCCCATCTGTAtgaataattattattattattattattattattattattattattattattattattattattattattattattttcttattttgttttcattGAATGATGTCAGTAAGTAGAGGAACCCTAGGGTATAATTAAAAAACTTTTGTGAATCTTAATGGGGGTTCGGGAATAGTGGGTTtctaccataaataaagaatgggtttattaaaagaataaaaatggtGGTGTTACTGTTGAgagtattttcttttttaacttttagatgatcttgtatGCAATTAGAGATTTCCTTTTGTGTGGATTCAAATAAGATGTTTGGGATGTGTTAATTACTACAGTATTGATTAGACCGCAATTAAAAATAGGGTG
Protein-coding sequences here:
- the LOC122076248 gene encoding cytochrome P450 CYP82D47-like, translated to MNQLFRDLSMNIVLKMVVGKRYFSFVDGENNEEIQRIQSLIVDFFKYVGVSVALDVLPSFLSWFDWDGQQRTMKKIAKEMDVLAESWLQEHRQKRVSEKTTDGDQQQDFMDVMLSFLEEDAQFHGHDHDSVVGYRIGTFFFFLRM
- the LOC122076249 gene encoding uncharacterized protein LOC122076249, translating into MVVDDIRRNKPRTMGELNFDGSLLGNLGHAGAGGIFWDSFGRVLATYKVFLGVTGVFEAEVEGLMEGLMRAKEMNFNQLWVESDSSAVVTSLHQRKIPWFALQRWSTIISHSYREGNSIADYLARDAVNSGVSADNMTLPSHIQDMLARDAEGRPRYRF